Proteins encoded together in one Lathyrus oleraceus cultivar Zhongwan6 chromosome 5, CAAS_Psat_ZW6_1.0, whole genome shotgun sequence window:
- the LOC127085167 gene encoding probable serine/threonine-protein kinase PBL2 produces MGSSCTKPVAHVSSSNISGSKKSQSRTNSSQQKASLQTSHESVDPSISGKLKSFSLIDLKEATKNFRRENLIGEGGFGRIFKGWIDENTYSPTKPGSGIVVAVKNLKPESFQGHKEWLAEVNYLGQLHHENLVKLVGYCLQGKNRLLVYEFMQKGSLENHLFRKNVQPIAWATRVNISVGVAKGLAFLHSLNANVIFRDLKASNILLDSDFNAKLSDFGLARDGPTGDNTHVSTRVIGTQGYAAPEYVATGHLTPRSDVYSFGVVLLELLTGKRAVEDARPGLSEETLVDWAMPFLSDSRRVLRIMDTRLGGQYSKKGAQAAAALALQCLNSDPKIRPPMVDVVATLEGLQSSNTFQRTPKYANATKHSCHSLT; encoded by the exons atggGAAGTTCCTGTACAAAACCAGTTGCTCATGTTTCTTCGTCAAATATTTCTG GAAGTAAGAAATCTCAAAGCAGGACAAATTCTTCTCAACAAAAAGCTTCTTTGCAAACGAGTCATGAAAGTGTTGATCCATCAATCTCCGGTAAACTGAAGTCATTCAGCTTGATCGATCTGAAGGAGGCTACTAAGAATTTCCGGCGAGAGAATTTAATCGGAGAGGGAGGGTTTGGGCGTATCTTCAAGGGATGGATTGATGAAAACACGTATAGTCCAACAAAACCAGGGAGTGGAATTGTGGTGGCCGTTAAGAATCTCAAGCCAGAAAGCTTTCAAGGTCACAAGGAATGGCTG GCAGAAGTTAATTATCTAGGGCAGCTTCACCATGAAAATCTTGTGAAACTCGTTGGTTATTGTTTGCAAGGAAAAAACAGGCTTCTAGTTTATGAGTTTATGCAAAAaggaagtttggaaaatcatttatTCAGAA AAAATGTTCAACCTATTGCGTGGGCAACACGTGTCAACATTTCTGTTGGTGTTGCAAAAGGATTAGCATTCTTACATTCCTTGAATGCAAATGTTATATTTCGTGATTTAAAGGCGTCTAATATCCTACTTGATTCG GATTTCAATGCAAAGCTTTCGGATTTCGGGCTGGCAAGAGATGGTCCTACAGGAGATAATACTCATGTTTCAACTAGAGTTATTGGAACTCAAGGTTATGCTGCTCCAGAGTATGTTGCTACAG GTCATTTGACACCAAGGAGTGATGTATACAGCTTTGGCGTTGTTTTGTTAGAGTTACTAACAGGAAAGCGTGCTGTAGAAGACGCAAGACCTGGACTTTCTGAAGAAACTCTGGTGGATTGGGCAATGCCTTTCTTGAGTGATAGCAGAAGAGTTTTGAGAATCATGGACACAAGATTAGGTGGTCAGTACTCAAAGAAAGGAGCACAAGCTGCTGCTGCACTTGCATTACAATGCTTAAACTCAGATCCTAAAATTAGACCACCTATGGTAGATGTTGTTGCAACATTGGAAGGACTTCAATCATCAAATACATTCCAAAGGACACCAAAATATGCAAATGCAACCAAACACTCTTGTCATTCCCTAACCTAA